The genomic stretch CGGGAAAGTATTTCATAAACTTCAGACAGCTTTACGCTTTTGCCATGGCTTACATTGAGAGTTTCTTTGCTCCACTGCATCGACATAGCAAAAGCATTTGCGACATCTCCGATATAAATGAAATCGAATTCAGACTCTATGTCATGGAATAACTTGATTGGTTCATCTTTAAGGAATCCTGATACCATATCGAAGATAGGATTTTTGTACATATGAGGTCCATAAAGACCGCTGGGCCTCAATATGACATAATCAATTTTATGCGTATAATGATACTGCTTTACATAAAATTCACCGGCAAGCTTGCTTACGCCGTAAGGTCCCGATACATCGGTGCTGTCTAAGGGATCGTCCTCTTTTGCGCCATATAAGTTTCTATAAACAAGGACAGTCGATGCATAGATAATCTTTGGTATTTTTGCTTTAACTGCTGCATCGAGAATATGAAGAGTTCCAAGGGCGTTTATCCTGAAATCCTCAATCATCTCTTTTCTTGCAAGATATACCTTGGGGTTTGCGGCAAGATGAAAAAGAATATCGGCGGGGGGAAGGGCAACAGGTTTTCTTATATCAATATCCTTGCTGCTTAGGGGGGTTACTTCATGGCCTGAATTTTGCAGTAGTGGGACAAGGTTTTTGCCTACAAAACCTGTTGCCCCCGTTATTATTATTTTCATAGATTTAATGATTCCTTTTTTAAAAAGATTTGCTTTTTTGATATGCAAATCGCTTGCCAAAAAATCGGAGAAATAATAAAAAAAATTGATAAATTTAACTCATTGAAATATAAGGATATTTGCTATTCGGAGGAGATGGCTGCCCTTTTCAATGAAATTTTTAGTAGGAAAAGTTTGCCTTGCAAGGAAAAGTTTGCAGGTATTAAAAAAGGGATACTCATTAAAAAGTATCCCCCGATTTGGATTGTTAAAGTATTTTCCTTACTTAAATGAATTTCTTGACTGCTTTTAAATTGTTGTTCAATGAAGAAATGAATGCTGTTAGTTCAAATTCCAGTAAATCAGCCATAAGTATCCAGTCTTCTTTTTGTTGAGCATCGAGGATTTCATTTACTGTTGTAAGAAATTTTTGTTCTTCGTTAAAAATGATCTCTTTTGCTTTACTGAAATTATCTTCTTCCATATCGAACATTATCTTCAGGTCACTTAACAATTGCGAAATCATCTGCAGGTCATCTATTACTGTTGCGAATTCTTCATTTGCAGCTTCCTCATTGCCCATTCTAAAATTGCCTGCAATGTTCATTATTCTGTCATTAGCACTGAAACAGAATTCTTCTGCTGATAGAATCGCCTGATTTGCAAGCTCATAAAGTTCTTCTTTTGTAATGATTTTTTCATTCTTACAGGCTTCAGATGTAGTCATTTTTTTTCCTCCATTTAAATTAATCAATGTTTTTCTTTAGAGTAAATTTACATTTTTTTCTTCATATCCTTTAGAAAAGTAGACCTCTTGTTCTTTGAATGCTTTTTTCATTTCTTCGACAAGAGTATGCATTCTCTTTTCATAGGAATGTTCATTCATCACTCGGTTGAATGCTTTTAAAGAAATTTTCTGCCTTTCTTTTTCATTTTTTATGTAGAACCTTATCAAATCAGGTATTTCGCCAGTCTCTTTGAAAGATACAAATTCGTCTTCATTGAAAAGTTCATATAAATCCGACTGATCGTCAGTGATTAGGAAAGAATTACAAGCGGCGCAATCAAATACTCTCTGATTCAAAGCTGAATTCATTTGAAAACTGGTGCAGTTGAGATTTATTTTTGTTCCATTGTAAACGAGTGCAAGTTCGCTATAATAATCAACTGAATTCCTTATCTTTCTATCATCAACTACATATTTCCATCCTTTATCACCATAGACAACACCGCCTTCTTCAATGCCCTTTTTAACTACACTATGCCTGTATTTCATTGTCGTTTTCCAAGTGAGATATGCCGCGGCATTTATAAATGTGTCATTCTCACTCATTAATTCTGATAAATCGTTGCGCACTTTCTCCTTCATTATTTCTTCAATTGGCTTTTTATGATTAAGCAATTGGATATTGATGATTTCATCCTCGATCTTTTTTAACTTTTCTATTTCTTTTATCTTCTTTTGCCATTTCTTGACTGCATCGAACATTGAGTTTCCTACGAATGAAATATCTGAAACATATCTTTTTGGAATCTCTGTAAAAGGCATTGGTTTAAAAAGCTCTGTATCAGCGGCAAGAGGCAGATATGAAACATTACGAAAACCTTTATTTTTCATAGGATTGATATAGGTTTTTTCCCACATAAAGATTTTACAGAAATCAGATACATTCTTTTTGTCGTCTTTTAGGGCATAAAAGGGATTGTCCACATACCAAACAGCAAAAGGAATCTTCATTGAAGAAAGAAGGGATGTAAGGGCTCCGTCCTCATCAAAGCCGAGATGATTGACCGTAAAAATAAAATCAGGTTTAATCTCAAATATAAGATTTAATAGTTTCTTTATAAATTTGTTTTGGTCTTTGAATTTGATGGGAAAAACATTATGCCCTAAAATCCTAAATGCCTTTATGCATTCAGCAACAGTAAAGTAAGACGAATCAAATACAATTATATTGAGATTTTGATTCTTAAACTTTTTATAATCGATTATCCTTCTTATTGGGGAGCTGTTCATTTTTATAATTTCATCTTCAATTTCTTTGCAGAAATTTGCGCATATCTTTTTTGCCGAAGGATTAATATAAAGTCTCAATGCCTTGAAGCCCCTCTTCATCCTTACTTCAGCCACCTTTTTGACAACTTCCTTCGCATTCTTTGAAAGGATCAGATGAATATTATTTTGAGAAAGTATTTCTGAAAAATCATGAAGACTAAGAATCTTTTCCAATATTCTTTTATCGTATTCAATCCAAACTATCTCTTTTTCCATATTCTTCTCAACTAAAGATTCAATGATATATCCAGACCCCGATCCTACAATCACCATTATTTCTTCATTTCCCATTTGAAGAAGGGAGGCACTGATACTTTCTCCTTCTCTGTTTGGGTCATAAGAGCTTGAGAGATTCATTTTTTCATCGTTGCCAAAAGTTACTGAAAGAATTGGCAGAGAATTTTTTGACAATAAGCATTCTAAATGGGCGATTCCCTGCAATTCACATTTACTTTTAGATGAGAGAATTTCATCATAGATGTATGGATCTCTTGTCTTTAATGCCTTTAGATTTTTTTCCAAAAAATTATTCATCTTATTACCTGAAAAGATATTTTTCCTTTTTTTGAATTTTTTCTTTGAACGACTTCAGATGAAAATGTCTTGTAGATTACTTTTTTAAAAAATCGGCAGTTATTTTGGAGCTCTTCCATTAATGCTAAACATTTCCATGAAACCTTTGTAGCTTCAGGGTCATCGATACTTTCTCGTTTCATTCTATAAACATCACATATTGGCAATAATTCTTCTGTTGCTAAAGAAAGGCGATAAATTTCGGCGTCGATTTCAGTCACTCTTTTTGCAAGAAGGGATATATCTGTGCTTACTGCATCTGGAGACTCTGTAAGAGCGCGAATGATTTTTTTTATTATTTCCTTCCCTTCTTCTGCAAGTTCAATGATTTCATCGATTCTTTCAATTATTTTCTTTGATTCCTTCTCAACTATGAAATCATTCTCAAAATAGTATTTCCCGAACCTTACATCGATATTCGATTCCAAAGTTTCGTCGTGCTCTTTTCCAAAATAAACATATTCCCAAAATATTCTGTATATTTCCTTCCAAAAGAGAGTTTTATTCAGCGGCAGAGGAAATGGAGAAACAAATTCAAGAAATCCTTCACTGTCAAAGCGAGAATAGA from Candidatus Schekmanbacteria bacterium encodes the following:
- a CDS encoding NAD(P)-dependent oxidoreductase; the protein is MHIKKANLFKKGIIKSMKIIITGATGFVGKNLVPLLQNSGHEVTPLSSKDIDIRKPVALPPADILFHLAANPKVYLARKEMIEDFRINALGTLHILDAAVKAKIPKIIYASTVLVYRNLYGAKEDDPLDSTDVSGPYGVSKLAGEFYVKQYHYTHKIDYVILRPSGLYGPHMYKNPIFDMVSGFLKDEPIKLFHDIESEFDFIYIGDVANAFAMSMQWSKETLNVSHGKSVKLSEVYEILSRLFNKKLPISWSGTKVKLCFNNERIKSLGWKEEHSLEEGLKKTIEYFERRK